A region of the Rickettsiales bacterium Ac37b genome:
CAAACAAAATTTGCATAATTCTTATCTCCTACATTTTTTTCTACTGTGGATAAGGTAAAAGGCAATGCCGAAGAACTAGACATAGTAGAAAATGATGATATCATAGGAGGAATAAGGCTTTTCATCAACATACGAATTTTATAAATATTACAATTAGATATTAATATAATATGAAATAATATATACAATATAACAAAGCCTACCATTTTTAGCATTATATCTAAGTTATTTTCTAATAAATCACTAAAAAGTTTTTCATCAATAATTTTGACCATATATCCAAATATAAATAACGGTATACATGGCACAAATATTTTTGAAAGAAATAGCATACATAACTTGTTTACAAAATTTATAGAGCTTTTAAGGCGAGGTAAATGAATTACATTTAAAATAAATCCTAATAAAAATCCTATAATTAGTTGTGAATTACCTGAAATTAAAACAGGTAACTTTAAAGTCCAGAAGGGAGTTAACTCTGAATGAATAGGGTTGATATTATAGCTAGTTTGCTCAGTAATAATTAAATTGCCGATACTAAATCCCAATATCACATGTAAAAAATTAGAAATACAAACCCCAAGTAGTAATAGTATTACAAAATACTTAGCTCCTTTGGGTATATTACTTAAAGCAGATGAAATTGAGGTTA
Encoded here:
- the gltT_3 gene encoding Glutamate-aspartate carrier protein, which produces MFIKILKNTIFHVCCAIIIAVLCTSHFNHQTKQLFLTLSISLRTLLIFILPFLIITSISSALSNIPKGAKYFVILLLLGVCISNFLHVILGFSIGNLIITEQTSYNINPIHSELTPFWTLKLPVLISGNSQLIIGFLLGFILNVIHLPRLKSSINFVNKLCMLFLSKIFVPCIPLFIFGYMVKIIDEKLFSDLLENNLDIMLKMVGFVILYILFHIILISNCNIYKIRMLMKSLIPPMISSFSTMSSSSALPFTLSTVEKNVGDKNYANFVCPTTMNIHMVGDTICIPIMSILLMNFYGIEVSLQQILIFACYFTLTKFSGAGIPGGTIFIMLPVLEKTLGFTAEMCSLITSMYIIIDCITSSSNVVGNNIFAIYLYPLYKKLFYNKLEYKEVLES